One Paracoccaceae bacterium genomic region harbors:
- the rodA gene encoding rod shape-determining protein RodA codes for MSFLEYRVKMVPTGLRKVLYVNWPLVLLLAAVASVGFLMLYSVAGGRLHVWAEPQMKRFAFGLAVMFAVAFVPIWFWRNISGLAYGLSLLLLLAVEFFGVVGMGAQRWIDMGFMRLQPSELMKITLVMMLAAYYDWLDVKKTSRPLYVAIPLFLILLPAGLTLIQPDLGTGLLIAIGGGIVMFCAGVHWLYFAVVIGMGAAAVSAVFLSRGSEWQLLKDYQYRRIDTFLDPANDPLGAGYHISQAKIALGSGGWTGRGYMQGTQSRLNFLPEKHTDFIFTTLAEEFGFVGGFSLLVLYVLIIGFCIVAAMQNKDRFSSLVTLGIAATFFLYFAINMLMVMGLAPVVGVPLPLVSYGGSSMLVLLAAFGIVQSAHVHRPR; via the coding sequence ATGAGTTTCCTCGAATACCGCGTCAAGATGGTGCCGACGGGCCTGCGCAAGGTCCTCTATGTGAACTGGCCCCTGGTGCTGCTGCTGGCGGCGGTCGCCTCGGTCGGGTTCCTGATGCTCTATTCGGTGGCGGGCGGGCGGCTGCATGTCTGGGCCGAGCCGCAGATGAAGCGCTTTGCCTTCGGCCTGGCGGTGATGTTCGCGGTGGCCTTCGTGCCGATCTGGTTCTGGCGCAACATCTCGGGCCTGGCCTATGGCCTGTCGCTGCTGCTGCTGCTGGCGGTGGAATTCTTCGGTGTCGTGGGCATGGGCGCGCAGCGCTGGATCGACATGGGCTTCATGCGGCTTCAGCCGTCGGAACTGATGAAGATCACGCTCGTGATGATGCTGGCGGCCTATTACGACTGGCTGGACGTGAAGAAGACGTCGCGCCCGCTCTATGTCGCGATCCCGCTGTTCCTGATCCTGCTGCCCGCCGGGCTGACGCTGATCCAGCCCGACCTCGGGACCGGCCTGCTGATCGCCATCGGCGGCGGCATCGTGATGTTCTGCGCCGGGGTCCACTGGCTCTACTTCGCGGTGGTCATCGGCATGGGCGCCGCGGCGGTCTCGGCGGTGTTCCTGTCGCGCGGCAGCGAATGGCAACTGCTGAAGGACTATCAGTACCGCCGCATCGACACCTTCCTCGATCCCGCCAACGATCCGCTCGGGGCGGGCTATCACATCAGCCAGGCCAAGATCGCGCTGGGATCGGGCGGCTGGACCGGGCGTGGCTACATGCAGGGCACGCAGAGCCGCCTGAACTTCCTGCCCGAGAAGCACACCGACTTCATCTTCACCACCCTGGCCGAGGAGTTCGGCTTCGTGGGCGGCTTCTCGCTGCTGGTGCTCTATGTGCTGATCATCGGGTTCTGCATCGTCGCGGCGATGCAGAACAAGGACCGGTTCTCGTCGCTGGTCACGCTCGGCATCGCCGCCACCTTCTTCCTGTACTTCGCCATCAACATGCTGATGGTCATGGGACTGGCGCCGGTGGTCGGCGTGCCGCTGCCGCTGGTCAGCTATGGCGGGTCCTCGATGCTGGTGCTGCTGGCCGCCTTCGGGATCGTGCAAAGCGCGCATGTCCACAGGCCGCGCTAG
- a CDS encoding glyoxylate/hydroxypyruvate reductase A, producing the protein MITVLFAADRDLWPHYAPPLRQALDEAGIAADVVTEADPATVDYIVFSPGGTVQDFRPYTRTRAVLNLWAGVERVVQNDTLTQPLCRMVDPAMTDSMAEWVAAHVLRHHLGTDVHVRGQDGVWRHDKAARPPLAPERPVTILGLGELGRACARVLAPFGFPLTGWSRSPAEVPGMRCLSSPGGLDAALRGAAMVILLVPRTPQTENILNARTLALLAPGAFVINPGRGPLIDDDALLAALDSGHVAHATLDVFRQEPLPPDHPFWAHPRVTVTPHVAAYTRPETASRVIAQNIVRGQAGLPFLHLVDRARGY; encoded by the coding sequence GTGATCACCGTCCTCTTTGCCGCCGACCGCGACCTCTGGCCCCATTACGCCCCGCCCCTGCGGCAGGCGCTGGACGAGGCGGGGATCGCCGCGGATGTCGTGACCGAGGCCGACCCCGCCACGGTCGACTATATCGTGTTCTCGCCGGGCGGCACGGTGCAGGATTTCCGGCCCTACACGCGCACCCGGGCGGTGCTGAACCTGTGGGCCGGGGTCGAGCGGGTCGTGCAGAACGACACGCTGACCCAGCCGCTGTGCCGGATGGTCGACCCCGCGATGACCGACAGCATGGCCGAATGGGTGGCCGCGCATGTGCTGCGGCACCATCTGGGCACCGATGTGCACGTGCGGGGGCAGGATGGCGTCTGGCGGCATGACAAGGCCGCCCGCCCGCCGCTTGCCCCCGAACGCCCCGTCACCATCCTTGGCCTGGGCGAGTTGGGGCGGGCCTGCGCGCGGGTGCTCGCGCCCTTCGGATTTCCCCTGACCGGGTGGAGCCGCAGCCCCGCCGAGGTGCCGGGGATGCGCTGCCTGTCGAGCCCCGGCGGGCTGGATGCGGCGCTGCGCGGCGCCGCGATGGTGATCCTGCTGGTGCCGCGCACGCCGCAGACCGAGAACATCCTGAACGCCCGAACCCTGGCCCTGCTGGCCCCCGGCGCCTTCGTCATCAATCCCGGCCGAGGGCCGCTGATCGACGACGACGCCCTGCTGGCGGCGCTCGACAGCGGGCATGTCGCGCATGCCACGCTCGACGTGTTCCGGCAGGAACCGCTGCCGCCCGACCATCCGTTCTGGGCGCATCCCCGCGTCACCGTCACCCCGCATGTCGCCGCCTACACGCGGCCCGAGACGGCAAGCCGCGTGATCGCGCAGAACATCGTGCGGGGGCAGGCGGGGTTGCCGTTCCTGCATCTGGTGGACCGCGCGCGGGGCTATTGA